The following coding sequences lie in one Amycolatopsis cihanbeyliensis genomic window:
- a CDS encoding cation acetate symporter: MITAFAVAPVVLVTLLIGLRGVAAMRTTSDFLVASRRVSPLLNSAAVSGEYLSAASFLGVAGLVVKDGIGALWYPVGFTAGYIAMLALVAAPMRRSGALTVPDFAEARLASPALRKLAAVVVLVISGLYLVPQFRTAGLVLSVVGEQPYWVGVVIAGAAVSITLVLGGMRAATYVQAFQFFFKLLLFIVPAVWLLTQVGPQVREEALHPVEFTHFHQDTAVTFRVPVTLEVPPGAALREPDGTVTPLPEGEWQVPGGRAVVFPAGAPAPDLAGETAPGGPGWQRPLLDLEETGYPLLGTLSVLAATMLGTMGLPHVLMRFHTSPDGRAARRTAVLTVALLSVFYLFPWIYGVLGRVLVPHLYLSGATDTAVVALPAQVDTGAWGTFFTGLLTAGAFAAFLATSLGLVLVASGAISHDLVPGGLRQLRVAVVGAATVVVLLALPAFSFDAGTLVTWGFTVAAATFCPLLVLGIWWRGLTVPGALSGVTVGLLASTGAFTLTLFEPPVSGWLAILLAQPAPWAVPLAFAVMIVVSLFGRPPPWAAAAMLRLHLDENRHSLIADRHAVARDLGHSSWSARRSSAVRRITRRLVR; encoded by the coding sequence GTGATCACGGCCTTCGCGGTGGCCCCGGTCGTGCTGGTCACCCTGCTGATCGGGCTGCGCGGCGTGGCGGCCATGCGCACCACCTCCGACTTTCTTGTCGCCTCCCGGCGGGTCTCCCCGCTGCTGAACTCGGCGGCGGTCTCCGGGGAGTACCTGTCGGCGGCCTCCTTCCTCGGGGTGGCCGGACTCGTGGTGAAGGACGGCATCGGCGCGCTGTGGTACCCGGTCGGGTTCACCGCCGGGTACATCGCGATGCTCGCGCTGGTCGCCGCGCCGATGCGGCGCTCGGGGGCGCTGACCGTGCCCGACTTCGCCGAGGCGAGGCTGGCCTCCCCCGCGCTGCGCAAGCTGGCCGCCGTGGTGGTGCTGGTGATCAGCGGGCTCTACCTGGTGCCGCAATTCCGCACGGCGGGGTTGGTGCTCAGCGTGGTCGGCGAGCAGCCGTACTGGGTCGGCGTGGTGATCGCCGGCGCGGCGGTCAGCATCACCCTCGTGCTCGGCGGGATGCGCGCGGCCACCTACGTGCAGGCGTTCCAGTTCTTCTTCAAGCTGTTGCTGTTCATCGTCCCGGCCGTGTGGCTGCTCACCCAGGTCGGGCCGCAGGTGCGGGAGGAGGCCCTGCACCCCGTCGAGTTCACCCACTTCCACCAGGACACCGCGGTCACCTTCCGGGTCCCGGTCACCCTCGAGGTACCGCCCGGCGCCGCGCTGCGGGAACCGGACGGCACGGTCACACCGCTGCCGGAAGGGGAATGGCAGGTACCCGGCGGCCGCGCCGTGGTGTTCCCCGCGGGCGCCCCCGCCCCCGACCTGGCGGGCGAGACCGCGCCCGGCGGCCCCGGCTGGCAACGCCCGCTGCTGGACCTCGAGGAGACCGGTTACCCGCTGCTGGGCACGCTGTCCGTGCTGGCCGCCACCATGCTCGGCACGATGGGGTTGCCGCACGTGCTGATGCGCTTCCACACCAGCCCGGACGGGCGAGCGGCCCGCAGGACGGCGGTGCTGACCGTGGCGCTGCTCAGCGTGTTCTACCTCTTCCCGTGGATCTACGGGGTCCTCGGCAGGGTGCTGGTGCCGCACCTGTATCTCTCCGGGGCCACCGATACCGCGGTGGTGGCGTTACCGGCACAGGTGGATACCGGGGCCTGGGGAACGTTCTTCACCGGCCTGCTCACCGCGGGGGCCTTCGCCGCGTTCCTCGCCACCTCGCTCGGGCTGGTGCTGGTCGCCTCCGGCGCGATCTCGCACGACCTGGTTCCCGGCGGGCTGCGCCAGCTTCGGGTGGCCGTGGTGGGCGCGGCCACGGTGGTGGTGCTGCTGGCCCTTCCCGCGTTCAGCTTCGACGCCGGCACGCTGGTGACCTGGGGGTTCACCGTGGCCGCGGCCACCTTCTGCCCGCTGCTGGTGCTGGGCATCTGGTGGCGCGGGCTGACCGTGCCCGGCGCGCTCAGCGGCGTCACCGTCGGGCTGCTGGCCTCCACCGGGGCGTTCACGCTGACCCTGTTCGAACCACCGGTCAGCGGCTGGCTCGCCATCCTGCTGGCCCAGCCCGCGCCCTGGGCGGTGCCGCTGGCCTTCGCCGTGATGATCGTGGTCTCCCTGTTCGGCAGGCCGCCGCCCTGGGCCGCGGCCGCGATGTTGCGGTTGCACCTGGACGAGAACCGGCACTCGCTCATCGCCGACCGGCACGCGGTCGCCAGGGACCTCGGCCACTCGTCGTGGTCCGCCCGCCGCTCGTCGGCCGTTCGTCGCATCACACGCCGGTTGGTCCGCTGA
- a CDS encoding DUF485 domain-containing protein, giving the protein MNEPVTHSASPPPWQEVQESADFRRLRKRLRSFVFPMTGFFLVWYLLYVLLADYAPGFMSRPVWGNINIGLIFGLLQFVSTFVITGLYVWYANRRLDPIADRLRGEIEGDAR; this is encoded by the coding sequence ATGAACGAGCCCGTCACCCACTCCGCATCCCCACCGCCCTGGCAAGAGGTGCAGGAAAGTGCTGATTTCAGGCGGTTGCGTAAACGGTTGCGAAGCTTTGTTTTTCCGATGACGGGTTTCTTTTTGGTGTGGTATTTGTTGTATGTGTTGCTTGCGGATTACGCGCCGGGTTTCATGTCGAGGCCGGTGTGGGGGAATATCAATATCGGGTTGATTTTCGGGTTGTTGCAGTTCGTGTCCACGTTCGTGATCACGGGGTTGTACGTGTGGTACGCCAACCGCCGGCTGGACCCGATCGCGGACCGGCTCCGCGGTGAGATCGAGGGGGATGCCCGATGA
- a CDS encoding solute symporter family protein: MSVLAQGVQGGNPALNISIFAVFVVVTLVVVFRASRNTRTASDYYAAGRSFTGPQNGTAIAGDYLSAASFLGITGAIALTGYDGFLYSIGFLVAWLVALLLVAELMRNTGKFTMGDVLAFRMRQRPVRAAAATSTLAVSFFYLLAQMAGAGILVSLLLGISGETGQSLVIAVVGIIMIIYVLVGGMKGTTWVQIIKAALLITGAALMTFWVLSRYDLNLSTLLGAAVDRAGTDGASLLGPGAKYGATDTSKIDFLSLALALVLGTAGLPHVLMRFYTVPTARDARRSVVWAITWIGLFYLFSLILGYGAAALVGPDTIAAAPGGANAAAPLLALELGGPLLLGFIAAVAFATILAVVAGLTITASASFAHDVYANVIKKGHVDSKHTEVRVARITALVIGTLAILGGIGAKNQNVAFLVALAFAVAASANLPTILYSLFWKRFNTTGALASIYGGLTTSILLILFSPAVTGTPTSMITTIDIAWFPLSNPGLISIPTSFLLGWAATLLSHEQHNHPKHAEMEVRSLTGAHAEKATQH; encoded by the coding sequence ATGAGTGTGCTGGCGCAGGGTGTGCAGGGCGGTAACCCGGCCCTGAACATCAGCATTTTCGCGGTGTTCGTGGTGGTGACCCTGGTGGTGGTGTTCCGGGCCTCCCGCAACACCCGCACCGCCTCGGACTACTACGCCGCCGGCCGCAGCTTCACCGGCCCGCAGAACGGCACCGCCATCGCCGGGGACTACCTCTCCGCAGCCTCCTTCCTCGGCATCACCGGCGCCATCGCCCTGACCGGCTACGACGGGTTCCTCTACTCCATCGGGTTCCTGGTGGCCTGGCTGGTGGCGCTGCTGCTGGTGGCCGAACTCATGCGCAACACCGGCAAGTTCACCATGGGCGACGTGCTGGCCTTCCGCATGCGGCAACGCCCCGTCCGCGCCGCCGCGGCCACCTCCACCCTCGCCGTGTCCTTCTTCTACCTGCTGGCCCAGATGGCCGGCGCCGGCATCCTGGTCTCCCTCCTACTGGGCATCTCCGGAGAAACAGGCCAATCCCTCGTGATCGCCGTCGTCGGCATCATCATGATCATCTACGTGCTGGTCGGCGGCATGAAAGGCACCACCTGGGTCCAGATCATCAAAGCCGCCCTCCTCATCACCGGCGCCGCCCTCATGACCTTCTGGGTCCTGAGCCGCTACGACCTCAACCTCTCCACCCTGCTCGGCGCCGCCGTCGACCGCGCCGGCACCGACGGCGCCAGCCTCCTGGGCCCCGGCGCCAAATACGGCGCCACCGACACCAGCAAAATCGACTTCCTCTCCCTCGCCCTCGCCCTCGTCCTCGGCACCGCCGGCCTCCCCCACGTCCTCATGCGCTTCTACACCGTCCCCACCGCCCGCGACGCCCGCCGCTCCGTAGTCTGGGCCATCACCTGGATCGGCCTGTTCTACCTCTTCAGCCTCATCCTCGGCTACGGCGCCGCCGCCCTCGTCGGCCCCGACACCATCGCCGCCGCCCCCGGCGGCGCCAACGCCGCCGCCCCCCTCCTCGCCCTCGAACTCGGCGGCCCCCTCCTCCTGGGCTTCATCGCCGCCGTCGCCTTCGCCACCATCCTCGCCGTCGTCGCCGGCCTCACCATCACCGCCTCCGCCAGCTTCGCCCACGACGTCTACGCAAACGTCATCAAAAAAGGCCACGTCGACTCCAAACACACCGAAGTCCGCGTCGCCCGCATCACCGCCCTCGTCATCGGCACCCTCGCCATCCTCGGCGGCATCGGCGCCAAAAACCAAAACGTCGCCTTCCTCGTCGCCCTCGCCTTCGCCGTCGCCGCCTCCGCCAACCTCCCCACCATCCTCTACAGCCTCTTCTGGAAACGCTTCAACACCACCGGCGCCCTCGCCAGCATCTACGGCGGCCTCACCACCAGCATCCTGCTCATCCTCTTCTCCCCCGCCGTCACCGGCACCCCCACCTCCATGATCACCACCATCGACATCGCCTGGTTCCCCCTCTCCAACCCCGGCCTCATCTCCATCCCCACCTCCTTCCTCCTCGGCTGGGCCGCCACCCTCCTCTCCCACGAACAACACAACCACCCCAAACACGCCGAAATGGAAGTCCGCTCCCTCACCGGAGCCCACGCCGAAAAAGCAACACAGCACTAG
- a CDS encoding general stress protein, producing the protein MATTNETTVPTAPQQVVASYPSYRQVEQAVDYLSDQHFPVERTMIVGRGMELVERVTGRLTSLRAAGLSAGPGAVVGALIGWLFGWFGWLDPLIASLLLALYGAVFGAIIGALIGLVGHAVTGGRRDFSSVPGFRARSHDLLVDTEVAERASTLLRSEGAPGVGEAPVPR; encoded by the coding sequence ATGGCAACCACGAACGAGACCACCGTCCCCACCGCCCCGCAGCAGGTGGTGGCCAGCTACCCGAGCTACCGGCAGGTCGAGCAGGCCGTGGACTACCTCTCCGACCAGCACTTCCCGGTGGAGCGCACGATGATCGTCGGGCGCGGCATGGAGCTGGTGGAGCGGGTCACCGGCAGGCTCACCTCGTTACGGGCCGCGGGCCTCTCGGCGGGACCCGGCGCCGTGGTGGGTGCGCTGATCGGCTGGCTGTTCGGCTGGTTCGGCTGGTTGGACCCGCTGATCGCCAGCCTGCTGCTGGCGCTCTACGGCGCCGTGTTCGGCGCGATCATCGGTGCCCTGATCGGCCTGGTCGGGCACGCGGTGACCGGCGGCCGCCGTGACTTCAGCTCGGTGCCCGGTTTCCGGGCCCGCTCGCACGACCTGCTGGTGGATACCGAGGTCGCCGAGCGGGCGAGCACCTTGCTGCGCTCGGAAGGCGCGCCGGGGGTCGGCGAGGCACCGGTCCCCCGGTAG
- a CDS encoding helix-turn-helix domain-containing protein, translating to MTIPAGESPAGARSDRHPPDVEILLRTGPFHRALRAAIERSGLTLEGLRQRLAQRGIRVSMASLSYWQQGRSRPERADSLRAVRAIESILGLHTHALAGLLGPPRPRGRWTNRQSTERRYDGILEPAWALAQAIDPVLGPSDHKLRVFCQEDIVSVGADRAIHSVRTRVVLRAMEDDPDRHLAVYCAEPGSAAADITPSARDNCRLGKVRRHHEAAVIAAELLFDRRLRVGETHLLEYEFTVDSPATSLDYRRGFRYPADTYVVSVRFAAGAAPVRCFGFSRHGPHGSSHTDEELTVTSGRWVHRIAREVPPGVLGVGWEWE from the coding sequence ATGACCATTCCGGCCGGCGAGTCGCCCGCAGGGGCCCGGAGTGACCGGCACCCGCCGGACGTCGAGATCCTGCTGCGGACCGGGCCGTTCCACCGGGCGTTGCGGGCGGCGATCGAGCGCAGCGGGCTCACCCTGGAGGGGCTGCGTCAGCGTCTTGCCCAACGCGGCATCCGGGTCAGCATGGCGAGCCTGAGCTACTGGCAGCAGGGCCGTAGCCGGCCGGAGCGGGCGGACTCGCTGCGTGCGGTGCGCGCCATCGAGAGCATCCTCGGATTGCATACCCACGCGCTCGCCGGGCTGCTCGGTCCGCCCCGGCCGCGGGGCCGGTGGACCAACCGGCAGTCCACGGAGCGTCGCTACGACGGCATCCTGGAGCCGGCCTGGGCCTTGGCGCAGGCGATCGACCCTGTGCTCGGTCCTTCCGACCACAAGCTGCGGGTGTTCTGCCAGGAGGACATCGTGTCGGTCGGCGCGGATCGTGCCATCCACTCGGTGCGTACCAGGGTGGTGCTGCGGGCGATGGAGGACGATCCGGATCGCCACCTTGCGGTGTACTGCGCCGAACCGGGCAGTGCGGCCGCCGACATCACGCCCTCGGCGCGGGACAACTGCCGGCTCGGCAAGGTGCGGCGGCACCACGAGGCCGCGGTGATCGCCGCGGAGCTGCTGTTCGACCGCAGGCTACGGGTGGGGGAGACGCACCTGCTGGAGTACGAGTTCACCGTCGACTCCCCGGCGACGAGCCTGGACTACCGCCGGGGCTTCCGATACCCGGCCGACACCTATGTCGTGAGCGTGCGCTTCGCCGCGGGCGCGGCCCCGGTGCGCTGCTTCGGGTTCAGCAGGCACGGCCCGCACGGCAGCTCGCATACCGATGAGGAGCTGACCGTGACCTCGGGCCGCTGGGTGCATCGGATCGCCCGCGAGGTGCCGCCCGGCGTGCTCGGCGTCGGCTGGGAGTGGGAGTAG
- a CDS encoding M23 family metallopeptidase, with the protein MSPSTMRRRAFAAAAGLTTAVGLLVVPHATAATDPARSLDESVRAAMLTERGPETRALFGTASLAEPLVEPTRFAETEWAFGTTTIPAPATEHTAPQTALFVAQHEPQGWRVELDGTAEFVELAGQAPESVVSTGEKQLFASNFAAANQAAPMADTGLGLPWSEGVAWWMGGGPHGNSGNSRPFSSIDFNGGDGRVLSAGPGRVYKSCVRGRSALVKVVHPNGYSTTYYHMYNLTNLSNGSSVRTGTYLGHIGNELPCGGSSSGAHVHLSLLRGDSHISVDNMTIGGWTFQVGSRAYGGYAERNGATVGRGGRLTNYGGGDAPEGPTGTVDSGQYDRVNLRSGPGLDYSIVDTVTDGTVVGIDCTARGGEVDGVWGRTDLWNRLDSGNWISDGFLYTGSNDPVAPACA; encoded by the coding sequence ATGTCCCCATCCACGATGCGGCGGCGCGCCTTCGCCGCCGCCGCCGGCCTGACCACCGCGGTCGGGCTGCTCGTCGTCCCGCACGCGACCGCCGCCACCGACCCGGCGCGGAGCCTGGACGAGTCGGTCCGCGCGGCCATGCTCACCGAGCGCGGGCCGGAAACCCGCGCCCTGTTCGGCACCGCCTCGCTGGCCGAGCCCCTGGTCGAACCCACCCGGTTCGCGGAAACCGAGTGGGCCTTCGGCACCACCACCATCCCGGCACCGGCCACCGAGCACACCGCCCCGCAGACCGCGCTGTTCGTCGCGCAGCACGAACCGCAGGGCTGGCGGGTGGAACTGGACGGCACGGCCGAGTTCGTCGAGCTCGCCGGGCAGGCACCCGAGTCGGTGGTCAGCACCGGTGAGAAGCAACTGTTCGCCAGCAACTTCGCCGCGGCGAACCAGGCCGCGCCGATGGCCGACACCGGCCTCGGGCTGCCCTGGTCGGAGGGCGTCGCCTGGTGGATGGGCGGCGGCCCGCACGGCAACAGCGGCAACAGCCGCCCGTTCAGCTCGATCGACTTCAACGGCGGGGACGGCCGGGTACTCTCCGCGGGCCCGGGCCGCGTGTACAAGAGCTGTGTCCGCGGCCGCAGCGCGCTGGTGAAGGTGGTGCACCCCAACGGTTACAGCACGACCTACTACCACATGTACAACCTGACCAACCTTTCCAACGGCAGCTCGGTGCGCACCGGCACCTACCTCGGGCATATCGGCAACGAGCTGCCCTGCGGCGGGTCCAGCTCGGGCGCACACGTCCACCTGTCCCTGCTGCGCGGCGACTCGCACATCAGCGTGGACAACATGACCATCGGTGGGTGGACCTTCCAGGTGGGGTCCAGGGCCTACGGCGGCTACGCCGAACGCAACGGGGCCACCGTCGGTCGTGGTGGCCGGCTGACCAACTACGGCGGCGGGGACGCACCGGAGGGGCCCACCGGAACGGTGGACAGCGGTCAGTACGACCGGGTGAACCTGCGTTCCGGTCCCGGGCTCGACTACTCGATCGTCGACACGGTGACCGACGGCACCGTCGTGGGGATCGACTGCACCGCCCGTGGTGGCGAGGTGGACGGCGTCTGGGGTCGCACCGACCTGTGGAACCGGCTGGACAGCGGCAACTGGATCAGCGACGGGTTCCTGTACACCGGGTCGAACGATCCAGTGGCTCCGGCCTGCGCGTGA